In Besnoitia besnoiti strain Bb-Ger1 chromosome I, whole genome shotgun sequence, the genomic window TGGCACGGCACTTCATGCACGCGAGCTACAGCCGGGCCGTGTTAACGTGCACTCATCGCTGCTCGGTACAGCACCAACGCTCGTCGGACTCGGCAGCCCGGCAACCCAGTTCCTGTGCAGAATCTGCCACTGTAGCACAGAACACTTTTGCTGGTGGCCATGCAATGGGAAAGAAACGCGGGTGCCACGTAAAGGAAGCGGGGCACCTGGGCGCTTGAACACGCGTCGTTGTGTGGCCTGTCATGGACAGTCCACGAGAAAAGATCCGTGGGATGCCATCATCTACAGGTGCAAAGGGCAGCCTTTACTCGCGACAACTACTTGATGATAACTCCGTGCCAGCGCGTGCAGATCTTACGGTCGGCCGCGAAGTGCAGCAACGCTTTCGGAGAAAGGCTATGCTGCACCGTATTCGCGAGATCCCGCGAAACGAAGACGACCTTTCTTTCCCGCTCTGGCAAGCAAGCCAGCGCACGCACAGAAAAAAACAGGTCCTGTGTTTTCACGCTGTCAACCGCCAACCCCTTGACTCTACGTACAATGTGTTTTCCAGAAATAAATCTTGGAGGTGCACTTGTATGACTTGCCAGAACTGTGTCACGTAGCATGCATTTCTGATGGGACTGGTCTCGCAAAGTCCAGTTGTTCTGCGTAAGCGTGGGCTCCTTCGCGGGCAGCCCGATCACTTTCTTCGTTGGTATGCGGCCGCTGGATGGCGTCCGCAGTGAGTTGCTTGCGTGCGTTAAACATAGTGGTAGCCATTTCTTGTGTCCAGCTCGCTATCCCAGTGCACAGCCCGCAACTTTTAGCATCACCCCAAAGCAGTATGAGGCGTGTCCTCGCAAGTTCTTTTGAGCGTTCTCACTCTATATTTCACTGTACTGGGCTATCAACATACCGTCTGAAGTGTTGTCAATCCGGCGGTTGAGATTCAGGAGTGCATGCTTGTCCAGGCTGGAAGCAGAGTTCGTGGCGGGCTGTTTGGCTGGCATCCCGGGCGCGCCTGGGTTTTCGGCGACTTGATCCTCCCGAAGGATGAGAAGAGCCGGCGAACCGACAACGGGGCAGGTTGCGTAGAAGTCCATCAggggctgcggctcgccaggAGTAGACTGACCAAGGAGGAAGTAGATGTCCGTCATGTGCGCCTGCCCTCTGAGAACCGCCTgttgcgcctcctccacggaGGGATAGAACAGCCACTGCACTGTGACGGTCGAGCCATAGTGGCTGCCGATGATTCCCGCAATCATCCTCATGTACTGCGGAAAGAACCCTGAAGATGAACGCACATATCGAGAAAACGCAGCAATACGCGCGGACTGGCATCGACAGTCCAGACAGCTGGAGATCTGAGAGCTGAGCGACGTGTAGGGCTGGGTAGGCGGCAAAGCCCCCGAATTCCGCAGGCCGTGCGACAGCACGTGGCGGACCCGTTGAGCAGAGTCACAGCGTACGCACCTGTAGGCTCGGGACTGCTGTAAttcccttcttcgcctctaTTTTGTGCAGCGACAATCGTCATAGGGCCTAGAGACACTGCAGTCGAGCCCACACCGGCCACCCTCAGCGTTCCCGCGCTCAAGACGTCCCTGAGGAggtcgcctctctgcagacgctcCTTCTTTGGCCACGGCAGCGTAGGCGCGTACGGGAAGAGAGACGACGGGCAGACGAGCATTGGAACGTAGGGGACGGCGCtccagaggcggaggaggtgTTCAACCAGAACTCGCGTGCCTGAACAGGGACAGGGAGATCGGGATGAGGTCCAATTATTTGTGTTCAGGTCATTTGTCGCCGCTGTGGACGTCGAGAGGCGATCTGGC contains:
- a CDS encoding hypothetical protein (encoded by transcript BESB_010170); this encodes MLVCPSSLFPYAPTLPWPKKERLQRGDLLRDVLSAGTLRVAGVGSTAVSLGPMTIVAAQNRGEEGNYSSPEPTGFFPQYMRMIAGIIGSHYGSTVTVQWLFYPSVEEAQQAVLRGQAHMTDIYFLLGQSTPGEPQPLMDFYATCPVVGSPALLILREDQVAENPGAPGMPAKQPATNSASSLDKHALLNLNRRIDNTSDERERKVVFVSRDLANTVQHSLSPKALLHFAADLDSAISMVRDGHAAAVFTTGVVPPLSPPMTVVNAHLLLAKGAWIERTHALECMEEEHENGLTAYAQEKASEGTSKLESAHAPEAISSVTLSLIFGGVIAVSSAVAF